The Candidozyma auris chromosome 1, complete sequence genome includes a region encoding these proteins:
- the ABP1 gene encoding Abp1p, translated as MERIDLSTNSRSIKEAYEKVVQGDKATYVVFSVNKNSTLEVSNVASGSLQDFIEEFSDGVIQFGLAKVTVPGSDVSKNLLVGWCPDNAPAKLRLSFAANFADVSKTLNGYHVQITARDSDDLNSDEFVSRIAAAAGARYTARAIENDFKTDFKKQIPSTSSSGKDDSRPFIPKSTGKPVFHVPSNQSSKVRPSNSPNKEVEDDGWNGEKELEIRDFEKQPLESTPSAYKPTKVNIEELRKQKSDTVSSKSKLDVKSSTPVQAKVISSDADNEHALVDGRLTSLPKPKVAGSVASRYTAAAKESSNATFGSKPMGSPSPKRADKVISGMSRDFGSTGGKTPAQLWAEKKGMYKDVRSGRDSTSGEESGIAGLEDDSIQKHDSAVSIDDISSKLDQTFQKATGADVLEEDLPVGARGIKEDDSTNAVHSSQPPRLPSRISPADATEEKKLIMAKASFDYDKDEDNEVDFKEDDVIVDIEFVDEEWWSGTNERTGESGLFPASYVTIINDGEMEKIGKVSSDEDTSSKTAKEAVAEFSYERDEDNEIEFEEGERIIDIEFVDDNWWSGKRAKTGEVGLFPANYVKLQN; from the coding sequence atggaaaggATTGATTTATCCACAAACTCTAGGTCTATCAAAGAAGCTTATGAAAAGGTTGTGCAAGGAGATAAGGCTACTTATGTTGTTTTTTCTGTCAACAAGAATTCGACTTTAGAAGTTTCCAACGTTGCCCTGGGTTCCCTTCAGGACTTCATTGAGGAGTTTTCTGATGGCGTAATACAGTTCGGATTAGCAAAAGTGACTGTACCAGGATCTGATGTGTCAAAGAACTTGCTAGTTGGTTGGTGTCCGGATAATGCTCCCGCTAAGTTGAGGTTGTCGTTCGCAGCAAACTTTGCCGATGTTTCCAAAACCTTGAATGGGTACCACGTCCAAATTACTGCTCGCGATCTGGATGACTTAAATCTGGACGAATTTGTCTCAAGGatagctgctgctgcaggGGCGAGGTACACTGCCCGGGCCATCGAAAACGACTTCAAGACTGATTTTAAGAAGCAAATTCCGCTGACTTCTTCGTCTGGAAAGGATGATTCGAGGCCATTCattccaaaatcaacgGGAAAACCCGTTTTTCATGTCCCCTCCAATCAGTCTTCGAAAGTAAGACCCTCGAATAGTCCAAATAAAGAAGTAGAAGACGATGGGTGgaatggagaaaaagaattagAGATCAgggattttgaaaagcaaCCTTTGGAGCTGACACCATCAGCGTATAAACCGACGAAGGTCAACATCGAGGAATTGCGAAAGCAGAAGTCGGACACAGTGTCATCTAAATCGAAGCTTGATGTCAAAAGCTCCACTCCAGTGCAGGCAAAAGTTATCTCGAGTGACGCGGATAACGAGCACGCATTAGTTGATGGGCGCCTAACTTCCTTGCCTAAACCAAAAGTCGCTGGATCTGTCGCAAGCCGCTATACCGCAGCAGCAAAGGAGTCGTCTAACGCTACATTCGGGTCCAAACCAATGGGTAGTCCTCTGCCAAAGAGGGCAGATAAAGTCATTAGTGGAATGTCCAGAGATTTTGGCTCAACAGGAGGAAAAACTCCCGCACAATTGTGGGCGGAAAAAAAGGGAATGTACAAAGATGTTAGATCTGGCCGGGACTCCACGTCAGGAGAAGAATCTGGTATTGCTGGTTTGGAAGATGACAGTATTCAGAAGCACGACTCAGCAGTATccattgatgatatcaGTTCGAAACTCGATCAAACTTTCCAGAAAGCAACTGGAGCAGAtgtgcttgaagaagatttgcCGGTTGGAGCACGCGGAATAAAAGAAGACGATTCAACTAATGCCGTACATTCTTCGCAACCTCCGCGTTTACCTTCGAGAATCTCACCTGCTGATGCGactgaagaaaagaagcttatAATGGCGAAAGCGAGCTTCGATTACGAtaaagatgaagataaCGAAGTTGATTTTAAGGAAGATGATGTCATTGTTGAcattgagtttgttgatgaggaatGGTGGAGTGGTACAAATGAAAGAACTGGTGAGCTGGGTCTATTTCCCGCTTCATATGTTACGATAATCAACGACGGtgagatggagaaaatcGGCAAGGTTTCCTCAGATGAAGACACCTCAAGCAAGACGGCTAAAGAAGCTGTTGCTGAGTTCTCTTATGAGAGAGATGAAGATAACGAAATCgagtttgaagaaggcgaaCGTATCATCGATATCGAATTTGTCGACGACAACTGGTGGTCTGGCAAGCGTGCCAAGACTGGTGAAGTGGGTTTGTTTCCAGCAAACTACGTAAAATTACAAAATTAG
- the LAB5 gene encoding putative lipoate synthase encodes MKILNTLARRLYVSSSSLNKTKRRKTHFSDALNKGPSFDDFVSGKASQMLVDPLEAARLDPEQKLPKWLKVPIPKGKSFQSVKRDVRELKLATVCEEAKCPNIGECWGGKKSEATATIMLLGDTCTRGCRFCSVKTNRNPSKPDPHEPENTAEAISRWGLGYVVLTTVDRDDLVDGGANHLAETVKRIKTKAPQILVEVLGGDFRGDLNSCDILAQSGLDVYAHNLETVEALTPHVRDRRATYRQSLSILERAKSTNPSLVTKTSLMLGFGESDEMVMQTLRDLRAIDCDVVTFGQYMRPTRRHMKVVEYVRPEKFEYWKEKALELGFLYVASGPLVRSSYKAGEAYIENVLRNRKHNVGDSPRTGI; translated from the coding sequence ATGAAAATTTTAAATACGCTTGCAAGACGCCTTTACGTAAGTTCTCTGCTGCTtaacaaaacaaaaagacGCAAAACTCATTTTTCTGATGCTTTAAATAAGGGTCCCTCGTTCGATGATTTCGTTAGTGGCAAAGCATCACAGATGCTTGTGGATCCCTTGGAGGCCGCAAGATTAGATCCCGAGCAGAAATTACCGAAGTGGCTCAAAGTCCCAATACCTAAAGGAAAATCTTTTCAATCTGTGAAGAGGGATGTGAGAGAACTCAAGCTAGCCACCGTCTGCGAAGAGGCAAAATGCCCAAATATTGGAGAATGTTGGGGCGGTAAGAAGTCCGAAGCGACTGCTACTATCATGTTATTGGGAGATACTTGCACGAGAGGCTGTCGCTTTTGCTCGGTCAAAACGAACAGAAACCCATCTAAACCAGATCCTCATGAACCTGAGAACACTGCCGAGGCAATAAGTCGCTGGGGATTAGGTTACGTCGTTCTTACAACGGTGGACCGAGATGATCTCGTCGACGGAGGCGCCAATCATCTTGCCGAAACTGTGAAGAGAATAAAAACCAAGGCACCCCAAATTCTAGTTGAAGTTTTGGGGGGCGATTTCAGAGGTGATTTGAACAGTTGCGACATTCTTGCACAGTCGGGGTTGGATGTTTATGCTCACAATTTAGAAACGGTGGAAGCTTTGACTCCTCATGTTAGAGATCGAAGAGCAACCTACAGGCAGTCCCTTTCAATCCTCGAAAGAGCTAAATCCACTAATCCATCACTAGTAACAAAAACCTCATTGATGCTAGGATTCGGCGAGTCTGACGAAATGGTGATGCAAACTTTACGCGATTTGCGTGCCATTGATTGTGATGTTGTCACGTTTGGGCAGTATATGCGCCCTACAAGAAGACATATGAAAGTTGTGGAGTACGTTCGACCAGAGAAATTTGAGTattggaaagagaaagcaTTAGAGCTTGGGTTCCTTTACGTGGCAAGCGGACCACTAGTAAGATCATCTTACAAAGCAGGCGAGGCTTACATTGAGAATGTGCTTCGTAATCGTAAACACAACGTTGGTGACAGTCCACGAACTGGCATTTAA
- the BGL2 gene encoding glucan 1,3-beta-glucosidase — MKFNIFAAATIFTSTVAGLGDLAFSLGVKDNSGNCKTADEYKQDFSVLSSHSKIVRTYAVSDCNTLENLGPAAEEAGFQVMFGIWPTDEAHFGAEKEALKTFLPKISKSTVKVFTVGSEALYRDDMSASDLANAINEVKQLLSEIKDKNGESYKDVQVGTADSWNVLVDGGSLPAIKAADFVFANAFSYWQGQTKENASYSFVDDIMQALQTIQTAKGSTDLGNFWVGETGWPTQGTHFEASEPSVENAKNYWKEAICAIRAWGVNVCVFEAFDEAWKPDTSGTSDVEKYWGVWEENYSLKYPLSCEF, encoded by the exons ATGAAATTTAacatttttgcagcagCCACTATTTTTACATCTACGGTAGCTGGCCTTGGCGAT TTGGCATTTAGTTTAGGAGTAAAGGACAATTCTGGCAACTGCAAAACAGCCGATGAATACAAACAAGACTTTTCGGTATTATCCTCCCACTCAAAAATAGTTAGAACTTATGCTGTTTCTGACTGCAACACTTTGGAAAATTTGGGTCCGGcggcagaagaagctggtTTTCAAGTTATGTTCGGAATTTGGCCAACTGATGAAGCCCATTTCGGTGCGGAGAAGGAGGCATTGAAAACTTTCTTGCCTAAGATTTCCAAGTCGACCGTCAAAGTTTTTACAGTTGGCTCGGAGGCCTTATACAGAGATGACATGTCGGCTTCCGATTTGGCTAACGCTATCAATGAGGTGAAACAACTCTTGTCCGAgatcaaggacaagaatGGCGAGTCTTACAAAGATGTTCAGGTAGGAACAGCCGACTCGTGGAATGTTCTCGTAGATGGCGGTTCGTTACCAGCTATCAAGGCTGCAGATTTCGTTTTCGCCAATGCGTTCTCCTATTGGCAGGGTCAAACGAAGGAAAACGCCTCTTACTCTTTCGTGGATGATATTATGCAGGCTTTGCAAACAATTCAGACCGCAAAGGGATCCACTGATTTAGGAAATTTTTGGGTTGGTGAGACTGGATGGCCAACACAAGGAACGCATTTCGAGGCCAGTGAGCCTAGCGTGGAGAATGCCAAGAACTACTGGAAGGAAGCCATTTGTGCCATTCGTGCATGGGGAGTTAATGTTTGcgtttttgaagcttttgatgaagCATGGAAACCAGATACATCTGGTACTAGTGATGTTGAGAAATATTGGGGTGTTTGGGAGGAAAACTATTCTCTCAAATATCCATTGTCTTGTGAGTTTTGA
- the BFR1 gene encoding Bfr1p, whose product MSNVTRGKKFIKRPDDAPVKKEIENLKSDIKNLDSTAAEINASLDRLKLDSATVEKRKALQGEMKEIIAKQSAFKTERSAIQSQIKNVEEQMKRKIAEIQRLTGKTSFRSVAEIDARVKSLEDLIGSGDLKLAEERRYVKEMTSLRKLRKDFAEVDAQQSSIDNDKKKITELKEQVGKIGNREIQSRFETIQKELDEINTSSKSIYDQRSQLMDKRSELRKLKDSKYDQIRKLKSDFDVEFAKFKEQLSEEKKKRDAEWKAKQEEERQIKRKEEAKKKLEEASVPAFASEINEIHGLLSYFDPSYKKPQKSILANVTNSSFDAKTNIRKVEMPEDVVVLKKEQQSFYEGSATKKSKKKNTRSKNFTVEPDVIVSLSNLAIPLPVKSEDVVKTIETLKSTLRALEEKRDEQTQKNIEKAKEEIAKLNEEANVEGA is encoded by the coding sequence atgtcGAATGTCACACGCGGAAAGAAATTCATAAAGCGTCCTGATGATGCCccggtgaagaaggagataGAGAACTTAAAATCtgatatcaagaacttAGACTCAACTGCAGCAGAAATCAATGCCCTGCTTGACCGCTTGAAACTTGACTCTGCGACCGtcgagaagagaaaggcaTTACAGGGTGAGATGAAGGAAATCATCGCCAAGCAGAGCGCCTTCAAAACTGAGAGGTCTGCTATTCAGTCACAAATCAAAAACGTGGAGGAacaaatgaagagaaaaataGCTGAAATTCAAAGGTTGACAGGCAAGACAAGCTTCCGATCGGTGGCGGAAATTGATGCTAGAGTGAAATCATTAGAGGATTTAATTGGATCTGGAGATTTGAAGCTCGCCGAGGAAAGAAGATACGTTAAGGAAATGACCTCCTTACGTAAGTTGCGGAAGGATTTTGCTGAGGTGGACGCACAACAAAGCTCAATTGACAAcgacaagaaaaagataaCCGAACTCAAGGAGCAAGTCGGCAAAATTGGAAATAGGGAAATTCAATCTCGCTTCGAGACTATCCAAAAGGAATTAGACGAGATCAATACTTCAAGCAAGTCCATTTACGATCAAAGATCGCAATTGATGGACAAGCGTTCTGagttgagaaagttgaaggacTCTAAGTATGACCAGATACGCAAATTGAAGTCCGATTTTGATGTCGAGTTTGCTAAATTTAAAGAGCAATTGTCcgaagagaaaaagaagagagatgCTGAATGGAAAGcgaaacaagaagaggagaggCAAATCAAACGTaaggaggaagcaaagaaaaagttggAGGAGGCTTCAGTTCCTGCATTTGCCAGTGAAATCAATGAAATTCATGGGTTATTGTCTTATTTTGATCCTTCGTACAAAAAGCCACAAAAGAGCATCCTTGCCAACGTGACAAATCTGTCCTTTGATGCGAAGACGAACATcagaaaagttgaaatGCCGGAGGATGTTGTggttttgaaaaaagagcAGCAATCATTCTATGAGGGATCtgcaacaaaaaaatcgaagaagaagaatacTAGATCTAAAAACTTCACCGTGGAGCCAGATGTGATTGTTTCTTTGTCAAATCTTGCAATTCCCCTACCAGTTAAACTGGAGGATGTGGTCAAAACTATAGAAACTTTGAAGAGCACATTGAGAGCCTTAGAAGAAAAGCGAGATGAACAGACTCAAAAAAATATTgagaaagccaaagaggAGATCGCGAAATTGAATGAAGAGGCAAACGTTGAAGGGGCCTAA
- a CDS encoding putative methyltransferase yields the protein MTKTDRFQASICMPSTALRHCNATNLSQATNIAYQIARAASIYNVMEVIVLDIPHQVPRSKSKEQAPALQGNQKKFFSSKEYEEETEQKSDKSRDAVILATLLQYFVTPPYLVKHVFKPSDRAFLKHAAKLPKITTLPFMTANTIGRFKEGLAIPKHTPKVHKKGKKLSAQKKLKVTKFVNVGSAKPLTLNEQEVPVHVRVTVDTLQKKVVSPHEAYNHGGNSSPGYLVRYAQSISSVYTESCVTDGYTQTAIVDADNYFLKDCGQEIPMYQPKKAESLLLLIGNWQDFERNAVHDPNVSSVVDVIDSRIPVPYATRIEDAALISLTKMFDNTDR from the coding sequence ATGACGAAGACTGATAGATTTCAAGCTTCCATATGTATGCCATCAACCGCTCTTAGGCACTGCAATGCTACAAATTTGTCGCAGGCCACTAATATTGCGTATCAAATAGCGAGAGCAGCATCCATCTATAATGTGATGGAGGTGATTGTGTTGGATATTCCACATCAAGTACCCAGATCCAAGTCAAAAGAACAAGCGCCAGCGCTTCAGGggaaccaaaaaaaatttttttcttcgaagGAATATGAGGAAGAGACAGAGCAAAAGTCCGATAAGAGTCGTGACGCTGTTATCCTTGCTACTTTGCTACAGTATTTCGTTACACCACCCTATTTGGTAAAGCATGTGTTCAAGCCCAGTGACAGAGCGTTTCTCAAACATGCCGCAAAGCTTCCTAAAATAACCACCCTTCCCTTCATGACAGCAAATACAATTGGCCGATTCAAGGAAGGCTTGGCCATTCCGAAGCATACCCCGAAGGTACATAAAAAAGGGAAGAAGTTGAGTGCTCAGAAAAAACTCAAAGTGACGAAGTTTGTAAATGTGGGATCAGCAAAACCGCTCACTCTCAATGAACAAGAGGTCCCAGTTCATGTTCGCGTGACAGTCGACACATTACAAAAAAAGGTCGTCAGTCCACATGAAGCATATAACCACGGAGGAAATTCTCTGCCTGGGTATTTGGTACGCTATGCTCAATCAATTAGCTCAGTCTACACCGAGCTGTGTGTTACTGATGGCTACACGCAAACTGCGATCGTCGATGCTGACAATTATTTCTTAAAAGATTGTGGCCAAGAAATTCCGATGTATCAACCGAAGAAAGCAgaaagtcttcttcttttgataGGTAACTGGcaagattttgagagaAATGCCGTGCATGATCCAAACGTTTCTAGTGTTGTCGACGTAATTGACAGTAGAATACCTGTACCCTATGCTACCAGAATTGAAGATGCGGCCCTCATTTCTCTTACGAAAATGTTTGATAATACTGATAGGTAA
- the IDI1 gene encoding isopentenyl-diphosphate delta-isomerase IDI1: MPYQELVKSFDKKKILETWPEVTPLSCISGVPTSSESSGDSDKDVFEGHDEEQIKLMDELCIVLDYEDKPVGAGTKKLCHIMKNIENGLLHRAFSVFLFNKNDELLLQQRADEKITFPNMWTNTCCSHPLCVPSELGINSTDREIDLNDLKAGIAGAKIAAQRKLFHELGISAEECPIADFQFLTRIHYKSASGACSKWGEHEIDYILILRAQKEITLDPNVNEVKDHRFVTVSSLKEMLNDDNLVFTPWFKLICETFLFKWWKNLSDLSQFEDSEIHRLL, translated from the coding sequence ATGCCATACCAAGAGCTTGTTAAATCCTttgataagaaaaaaatactCGAGACATGGCCAGAGGTAACTCCATTGAGTTGTATATCGGGTGTGCCGACGTCCTCCGAGAGTCTGGGGGACTCTGACAAGGATGTATTCGAAGGACACGATGAAGAACAAATCAAGCTTATGGATGAGCTCTGCATTGTACTTGATTACGAGGACAAACCAGTGGGGGCGGGCACAAAGAAATTATGCCATATCATGAAGAACATTGAGAACGGCTTATTGCACAGAGCCTTCTCTgtatttcttttcaataAGAACGATGAACTCCTTTTGCAGCAAAGAGCggatgagaagatcacATTTCCAAATATGTGGACTAACACCTGCTGCTCACACCCTCTTTGTGTACCCTCAGAACTAGGTATTAACCTGACGGATCGTGAAATTGATTTGAACGATTTGAAAGCTGGCATCGCTGGAGCCAAGATTGCTGCGCAAAGAAAACTATTTCATGAACTCGGAATCTCAGCAGAGGAATGCCCCATAGCTGATTTCCAATTTTTGACCAGAATACACTATAAGTCAGCAAGTGGTGCATGCTCAAAATGGGGAGAACATGAAATCGACTACATCCTTATTTTGAGAGCTCAAAAGGAGATCACGTTGGATCCTAATGTCAATGAAGTGAAGGACCACCGATTTGTTACTGTCTCctctttgaaggaaatgCTCAATGACGACAACCTAGTGTTCACACCTTGGTTCAAGCTAATTTGCGAAACGTTCTTGTTTAAATGGTGGAAGAACCTATCCgatctttctcaatttgAGGACTCAGAAATTCACCGCCTTCTCTAA
- a CDS encoding putative ubiquitin-protein ligase, producing the protein MALSGSASLVSLLYFALRKNEFLEHHAKIRAIFECFNEQVADFHNRMPHVVHGYDKRLLCDPSVIATENDFERKKRLAQQRQSKLMARFKKQQSSFLERNNLAAEYSDAEMEDTNSEGWNFPGAHCILCQDTAEDAGPFGLVVHISRSSEFRDVPFDDKYWFLKAFSDSCDLNKPSSDWAPEIQSEPFKKFMANNEEQCVIGPGFPSSGHVRNELVSSTCGHGMHFNCYVQFLASNRSRSNQITRNTPDSIDHREFLCPLCKALNNMFLPVLWSANNRSMRKFIKKDESKGDAFQTLTNADSHSGLWRKEFYNAALKDLKSFSILTCAATDVIIQNSDNSSSNEHQLFRILLSNMFQNLSLLTFPQILKADSSEILVNTIKSTEISLRGVRCTFGLVFQGISNNSLINLRALNEFRVTCLLMKVSYHVKSSLNKQDTQEKLLANLLCLSEERLSESIVDLDYFKLLVDVLPLPTAGFTFFEILNTCYIGHIVQCLFKISANIVEKRYFKNENFNILDVPFSSFITPEDSASAHYLFRELVKTGAFGFYSEDIMVSPQLGYVIFSMLLKSVTPFLRRASIYAFINCPSDCDLDHQAQHRNEADLLCSFFNLPSLNEILKRMAHENSSAFSKERRVFDNFTKFLEQNAATFADSSVLYRQLEYPGIVSLVRLPERLDDFFTRFYYSEKHDFPHLSVENPAICMFCADVKDLQRTALGSPHGQCNTHYKKECRNSVGIFLLPKERSLLLLSNNGGSFHPIPYLDSHFEVAGDNKKTKAVFLSSKRYEDFTKGLWLQHNISNYIVRRLDGVIDAGGWETL; encoded by the coding sequence ATGGCACTTAGTGGCCTGGCTTCTTTAGTATCTCTATTGTACTTTGCATTACGCAAGAATGAGTTTTTAGAGCATCATGCCAAGATTCGCGCCATCTTTGAGTGTTTCAACGAGCAAGTGGCTGATTTTCATAATAGAATGCCTCATGTGGTGCATGGCTATGATAAACGTTTGCTTTGTGACCCAAGTGTCATTGCGACTGAAAACGATTTTGAGCGTAAAAAAAGACTAGCACAACAAAGGCAATCCAAACTCATGGCTAGATTTAAGAAGCAGCAGTCGCtgtttcttgaaagaaacaaTCTTGCAGCAGAGTATAGCGATGCGGAGATGGAGGACACAAATAGCGAAGGTTGGAATTTCCCAGGAGCTCATTGTATACTCTGCCAAGACACCGCTGAAGATGCCGGCCCATTTGGGTTGGTGGTTCACATTTCTAGGTCATCGGAGTTTAGAGATGTGCCATTTGATGACAAGTACTGgttcttgaaagctttCTCCGATAGCTGTGACTTAAATAAACCATCAAGTGATTGGGCGCCGGAGATACAATCTGAACCATTTAAAAAGTTTATGGCTAATAATGAGGAACAGTGCGTCATCGGACCAGGATTCCCCAGTTCGGGCCACGTTAGAAACGAGTTAGTTTCTCTGACATGCGGTCACGGAATGCATTTCAATTGCTATGTTCAATTCCTCGCGAGTAATCGATCGCGATCAAACCAAATCACGAGAAACACTCCCGATAGTATTGATCATCGTGAATTTTTATGTCCGCTTTGCAAGGCTCTTAATAATATGTTTCTACCAGTTTTGTGGCTGGCTAATAATCGATCAATGAGGAAGTTTATCAAAAAGGATGAACTGAAAGGTGATGCGTTTCAGACATTGACAAACGCGGACTCTCACAGCGGACTATGGCGAAAAGAATTTTATAATGCTGCcttgaaagatttgaaGTCCTTTTCAATATTGACATGCGCAGCCACGGACGTCATCATTCAGAACTCTGATAACTCCTCGTCTAACGAGCATCAGCTTTTCCGTATCCTTCTTTCAAACATGTTTCAAAATCTATCACTCTTGACTTTTCCACAAATTTTAAAGGCCGATTCATCGGAAATCCTTGTAAATACAATCAAATCTACGGAAATAAGTCTACGTGGAGTCCGTTGCACATTTGGATTGGTATTTCAAGGTATTTCGAATAATAGCCTTATAAATCTAAGAGCATTGAATGAGTTTAGGGTAACATGTCTCTTAATGAAGGTATCCTATCATGTGAAAAGCTCGCTCAACAAGCAAGACACCCAGGAGAAATTGCTTGCTAACCTCCTATGTCTTTCAGAAGAGAGGCTCAGTGAATCCATTGTTGACCTAGATTACTTCAAATTATTGGTGGACGTTCTCCCTTTGCCAACAGCCGGCTTTACCTTTTTTGAAATCCTCAATACTTGTTACATTGGTCACATAGTACAATGTTTGTTTAAAATTTCCGCAAATATTGTCGAAAAACGATATTTCAAGAACGAGAATTTCAATATCCTAGACGTACCTTTCTCGAGTTTTATTACTCCAGAGGACTCTGCCTCAGCACATTACCTTTTCAGGGAACTCGTAAAAACAGGCGCGTTTGGTTTTTACAGCGAAGACATAATGGTTAGTCCGCAACTAGGCTAtgtgatcttctccatgttACTTAAAAGTGTTACGCCCTTTTTGCGTCGAGCTTCGATCTATGCTTTCATAAATTGTCCATCGGATTGTGATCTTGATCATCAAGCACAACACAGGAATGAAGCTGATCTACTCTGCTCATTTTTTAATTTACCAAGTCTAAATGAAATTCTCAAGCGGATGGCACATGAGAACTCCCTGGCATTCTcgaaggaaagaagagttTTTGATAATTTCACAAAATTCCTTGAACAAAATGCCGCTACATTTGCGGATAGCTCGGTTTTATACAGACAGCTTGAGTATCCTGGTATAGTACTGCTCGTTAGGTTGCCAGAGAGATTAGATGACTTCTTCACGAGGTTTTATTACCTGGAGAAACACGATTTTCCGCATCTATCCGTCGAGAATCCAGCAATTTGCATGTTTTGCGCCGACGTGAAGGATTTACAAAGGACGGCTCTTGGCAGCCCTCACGGACAATGTAACACTCACTACAAAAAAGAGTGTCGGAATAGTGTTGGAATCTTTCTCCTTCCGAAGGAAAGGTCTCTTCTACTACTCAGCAACAACGGTGGATCTTTTCATCCCATACCGTATCTAGATCTGCACTTTGAGGTTGCTGGTGATaacaagaagaccaagGCTGTGTTTTTGCTGTCGAAGAGATATGAGGACTTTACGAAAGGTCTTTGGTTGCAGCATAACATATCAAACTACATCGTTCGAAGACTTGATGGAGTTATCGACGCAGGAGGCTGGGAGACGCTATGa